A segment of the Sulfitobacter sp. D7 genome:
CCAAAGCCCCGGCGCACGGCCCGCCGCATTGGCGCCGCCGAAGAACCCTTCGACCGTTGCGCGACGCGGGGCCACCAGCAGGCTGGCAAGGATTATGGCCGCGAAAAGAAGGACAAGAACGGTGGTTTGCATGCGGACGGACCTTTTGCGAAAAGCTGACCCTCAAGGGTTAGCCGCCGCCCTCAATCCCCGCCAGCGCTGAAACCGCTGCTGTCAGGAATGTGATCCGATGCGAAGCGCAATGGCCGGGACGCGCGCCCCGGCCAAGCTCTGCTTACATGGTGAGATTGGTGCCGCCGCCATCCAGCAGCAGGTTCTGGCCCACGATGAAGCCCGCGTGCTGCGAGCAAAGGAACGCACAGGTCGCGCCGAATTCATCACGGGTGCCGTAGCGGCCTGCGGGAATGCCCGCCTGCCGCTCGGCGCGGGCCTCGTCCAGCGTGATACCCTTGGCCTTGACCACACCCGCATCCAGCGAATCCGCGCGGTCGGTGGCATGGATGCCCGGCAGCAGGTTGTTGATCGTGACCCCCTTGCCCGCGACCTGACGCGCGGTGCCCGCGACATAGCCCGTAAGCCCGGTCCGTGCCGAGTTACTCAGCCCCAAGACAGCAATCGGCGCGCGCACCGACTGGCTGGTGATGTTCACGACCCGGCCCCAGCCGCGCTCCATCATGCCGGGCACCAGCGCTTTGATCAGCGCAATGGGGGCCAGCATATTGGCATCGAGCGCCTTGATGAAATCTTCGCGGTCCCAGTCATGCCACATCCCCGGAGGCGGGCCACCCGCGTTGTTGACGAGAATGTCACAGCCCTCGGCGGCCTTGATGACCAGCGCCTGACCCTCTTCGGTGGCCACATCCGCCGCCACGGTGACGACTTCGACGCCATAGTCCTGACGGATACGTTCTGCCGACGCCTCAAGCGCCTCGGCGCCGCGTGCGTTCATCACAAGGTTGACCCCTGCCGCCGCAAGAGCTTCGGCGCAGCCAAGGCCAAGCCCTTTGGATGAGGCACAGACCAGCGCCTTCTTCCCCTTGATTCCCAAATCCATTTTGCGATTCCTCCTATGCATTTGCATATGCCTACCACGCCCTGCGGCCAATGCCAGCAAATCACCCGAGCCTTGACCCATCCGGGCCACAATTCTACCTTATCCCGCTGGCGAAAGCCCTAAAGCCAAAGGCCCGTCATGTCCCGCACCCGCACCGCCCCCGCACAGAACATCGCCGTCTACCGCGCCGGGCAATTTTGCGCGAGCGACGGGGCGAATATGGGCGATACGCTGGGTTTTGCCGCTGAATTGGTGCTGGATGACGTCTATGAGCTGGACCGTGCGGCAGAGCCTTTGCGCCTGTCCCTGCTGACCCTGCCGGGGGATCAATTGCAGCTTGCCGAGGATACCGGCGTGGGCAGCCCCGGTGCTGAGTTGCATCTCGACAGCCTGCTCACGCTGATGTCGCCCGACGGGCAAACCCAAGAGGCGCTGCTGCTGGTCGAGGTTGATGGCAAGGGCCACGCGGCTGAGGTGTACCTTTTGCCGCTAGGCCCGCTGACACCGCAAACGGGCTACCGTATTGTGGGCATCGACACCCAGACCGCACGTCAGAAATTCGGCCAACTCGCCTGCGTGTCCTTCACACGCGGCACCCATATCTCGCTCAGCACCGGAGAGTTGCGCCCCATCGAAGACCTTCGCGTCGGTGACCGTATCCTAACCCGCGACGACGGCGTTCAAACCCTACGCTGGATCGGTCAAAGCACCCTGCGCGCGGTGGGCGAATTCGCCCCGATCCGCATTCAGGCAGGCACGCTGAACAACGAACATGACCTGATCGTCAGCCCCGACCACCGGCTTTTCATCTATCAACGCAGCGATGAGATGGGTGCGGGCCGGTCCGAATTGCTGGTGAAGGCGCGGCATCTGGTGAACGGTGACAGCGTGACGGTGCAGGACGGCGGCTTTGTCGATTACTTCCAACTGCTCTTTGACAGTCATCAGATCATCTACGCCGAAGGGATTGCCGCCGAATCCATGCTGGTCGACAGCCGCACCCGGTCGGTGCTGCCGCCGGAAATGGCCGCGGCCTTGGGCGAGGTGATCCCAGGCCACTCCGATCTGCCCCATGCCGGGCTTGATCTGGCCGAGGCGCTGCTCAACCGTCCTGATGCGGCGGCGCTGCTGCGCAAAGCCTCTACCCGTTAAGGTGCCTCAACGGCATAGTGAAACTCTTCCCGGACGATTTTGCCGTCTTTCACGTGGTAAACGCCGATCTCTTCCATCTGAAAGCGGTCGCCGCTTTGCTTGTCGGTGGCGTCGACCTTGAAGACCGCGCTGAACTGCTCATCGCCGAAATAAAACGGGCCAGAGACTTCACTCGCGTGCTCTTCCATCGCGTTTTCCCACCAGTCGTGTTTGCCGTGGATGGCCTTGATCCCATGCGTCTCACGCCCCTGCCCGCCCATATCGGCGGCCTCTACGGATACGGCATCTTCGGCATATAGCTTATCAAGGTTCTCGCGCACTTTGGCCGCACCGGCACGGCAGCCGTTAACCAACTCTTGTGCAATCTCTTTCAGTTCCATCGCAAATTCCTCCATGTACCACTTATGTTCTCATGTTAGGCCGAGAGCCGATTCGCAGCAATGGCCAGATTGCGCCCGGTCGCGGCGCAGCCTATATGGGGCGGATGTTGGACACGCCGCAAAACCGCCCCGCCCTGCCCGCCGAGATCGCGCGTCGTCGCACCTTTGCGATCATCAGCCACCCTGACGCGGGCAAGACCACGCTGACTGAAAAGTTCCTGCTGTTCGGTGGGGCCATTCAGATGGCTGGCCAAGTGCGCGCCAAGGGCGAAGCGCGGCGCACGCGGTCGGACTTCATGGCGATGGAAAAGGACCGGGGCATTTCGGTCTCGGCCTCGGCCATGTCGTTCGATTTCCACAGCGGTGACACCAACTACCGCTTCAACCTCGTCGACACGCCGGGCCACTCGGACTTTTCGGAGGATACCTACCGTACGCTGACGGCGGTGGATGCCGCCGTGATGGTGATCGATGGGGCCAAGGGTGTGGAAAGCCAGACGCAGAAGCTTTTCGAAGTCTGCCGGATGCGCGACCTGCCAATCCTGACCTTCTGTAACAAAATGGACCGCGAAAGCCGCGACACCTTTGAGATCATTGACGAAATCCAGGAAAACCTTGCCATCGACGTGACGCCCGCAAGCTGGCCCATCGGTGTGGGCCGCGATTTCGTGGGCTGCTATGACATGCTGCGCGACCGTCTGGAACTGATGGACCGCGCCGACCGGAACCGCGTGGCCGACAGCATCAAGATCGAAGGGTTGGACGACCCCAAGCTGGCCGAACACGTCCCCGCCACCCTGCTGGAAAAGCTGCGCGAAGACCTTGAGATGGCGCGCGAATTGCTGCCGCCCTTGGACCTCAAAGCGATGCACGAAGGCACGCTGACGCCGATCTGGTTCGGCTCTGCGATCAACTCTTTCGGGGTGCGTGAACTCATGGAAGGCATCGCCAAATACGGGCCAGAGCCGCAAATCCAAGCCGCCACGCCACGTCAGATTTTGCCCGAAGAAACCAAGGTCGCGGGCTTTGTCTTTAAGGTGCAGGCCAACATGGACCCCAAACACCGCGACCGGGTCGCCTTTGTGCGCCTTGCCTCGGGGCATTTCGAGCGGGGCATGAAAATGACCCATGTCCGCACCAAGAAGCCGATGACGATTTCCAACCCGGTAATGTTTTTGGCCTCAGACCGCGAATTGGCCGAAGAGGCTTGGGCCGGTGACATCATCGGCATCCCCAACCACGGGCAGCTGCGCATCGGCGACACGCTGACCCAAGGCGAAGCGCTGCGCGTCAGCGGTATCCCCTCCTTCGCGCCCGAATTGCTGCAATCGGTCCGCGCGGGCGATCCGCTGAAAGCGAAACACCTTGAGAAAGCGCTGATGCAATTTGCCGAAGAAGGTGCCGCGAAAGTGTTCAAACCCTCCATCGGCTCGGGTTTTGTTGTGGGCGTTGTTGGACAATTGCAGTTCGAAGTGCTCGCCAGCCGGATCGAGTTGGAATACGGCCTGCCGGTGCGGTTCGAGCCGTCGCAATTCACCTCGGCTCGCTGGGTGAATGGCACGAAACAAGCCGTTGATAAGTTTACCGAAAACAACAAACAGCACATCGCCCATGACCACGACGGCGACATCGTATACCTAACCCGCCTGCAATGGGACATCGACCGGGTTGAGCGCGATTACCCGGACGTGAAACTTACCGCGACCAAGGAAATGATGGTCTGAATTAGCCTCTCCGCTATGGGTCGTAAGCCTTGATTTCGCGCGCAATCATGGCATTCTGGACCCAACCGGGGAGACGCGATGACGACGACGACGAAATGGGGGCTGGTTGCCACAATTTTGGCCCCCGCTGACGAGATTAGACGCTTTGCCGCCTACCATCTTGAGGCAGGTGCGCATCGGCTCTATCTATTTCTCGACGCTGAGAACCCAGAGGCTTTCGACAGTTTGAAAGCCCACCCCAAGATCCGCGTCGTCACCTGCGATGATGCCTATTGGCAAAAGCTCTGTGGCAAACGCCCGCAAAAGCATCAGGTCCGCCAAAGCCAGAACGCCACCCGCGCCTATAACCGCGCGGATGATGTGGATTGGCTGATCCATATGGATGTGGACGAATTCCTTGTTGCCGAGCGCCCTGTGGGCGAGGTGCTCGCCGCCCTGCCCGCGGCGCAAAAGATCGCCCGCATCCGCCCGATGGAGGCTTTGGCAGGCGATGCGACAGCCTTCAAATCCTTCATTCCAAACGGCCCGCAGAGGGCGCAGATCGTGTCGGAGCTTTATCCAACCTATGGCGAATACGTCAAAGGGGGATTCTTGAGCCATTTGGCCGGAAAGGTCTTTGTCCGCACCGGGATGGCCGACGTTCGCCTTCAAATACACAACGCTTTTCAGAATGACGCGATGATTGAGGGGCCAGAGCAGCAGCCCGGCATTGATCTGGCACATCTGCACGCAAAAAGCTGGCCCGACTGGCTGGCCGCCTATCGCTACCGGCTGGAAAAAGGCTCTTACCGTTCCGATCTCGCCCCCAACCGACCCCGTGATCGCGGCGGGCTGTCGATGCATGAGCTTTTTTCCATGATCGAAGCCGAAGGGGGTGAGGCGGGATTACGCGCCTTTTTCAATGAGGTCTGCGCCGACACCCCCGAGTTGCGCGCGACCCTAAAGGCGAAGGGTTTGCTGCGCCTTGCTGATCTCGACCTTGATGCAAAGGTGTCGCGCCATTTCGCAAGTTAAGCGCCTGAGAGGTCAAGTGTTTGACGGCTGGGCCGCAACTTGCTATGCGCTTTCGCAACATGCCGCGGCATATGCCGCCCCTTGGGCCATTCGGGCCGGCTTGTATTGCTGCCGCGGGCCAAGTCAGTGTCCGCTCAACCCGGACGCACATGACAAAATTTACCGATCTAAACCTGAATGCCAAGGTCCTCAAAGCTGTTGTAGAGGCTGGCTACGAATCGCCCACACCTATTCAGGCGGGCGCTATTCCCCCCGCTCTCGAAGGCCGCGACGTCTTGGGCATCGCCCAGACCGGCACCGGCAAGACCGCTAGCTTCACGCTGCCGATGCTGTCGCTTCTGGCTCGGGGCCGCGCTCGTGCGCGGATGCCGCGCAGCCTCGTGCTCTGCCCCACGCGGGAATTGGCCGCACAGGTGGCCGAGAACTTTGACACCTATTCCAAGCACCTCAAGCTCACCAAAGCGCTGCTGATCGGCGGCGTGAGCTTTAAAGAGCAAGACAAGCTGATCGACAAAGGCGTCGACGTGCTGATCGCCACACCGGGCCGCCTGCTGGATCATTTCGAGCGGGGCAAGCTGATCCTCTCGGACGTGAAAGTCATGGTCGTGGACGAAGCCGACCGGATGCTCGACATGGGGTTCATCCCCGATATCGAAAGGATCTTCGGCCTCACGCCCTTCACCCGTCAGACGCTGTTCTTCTCGGCCACCATGGCGCCAGAGATTGAGCGGATCACCAACACTTTCCTCAGCAATCCTGAGCGGATCGAAGTGGCACGTCAGGCCACCACGAGCGAGACCATCGAACAGGGCGTTGTCATGTTCAAAGCCTCGCGCAAGGACCGTGAAGCCACCGAGAAGCGCAAGCTGCTGCGTCTGCTGATCGACGCCGAAGGCGAGAAATGCACCAATGCGATCATCTTCTGCAACCGCAAGATGGACGTGGATACCGTTGCTAAGTCGTTGAAGAAATACGGCTATGACGCCGCCCCGATCCACGGCGATCTTGACCAAAGCCAGCGGACCAAGACGCTCGAAGGTTTCCGCAATGGCGAGCTGCGTTTCCTCGTGGCCTCAGACGTTGCCGCGCGTGGCCTTGATGTGCCGAGCGTGAGCCATGTCTTCAACTTCGATGTGCCCAGCCACGCCGAGGACTACGTTCACCGTATTGGCCGCACCGGCCGTGCGGGCCGCAACGGCAAGGCGATCATGATCTGCCAACCCCGCGACGACAAGAACTTTGAAGACGTCGAGCGTCTGGTGCAAAAGGAAATTCCGCGCATCGAGAACCCGCTTGGCAACGCCAAACCAGCAGAAGAAGCGTCTGACGCCCCGGCCAAGACCGATGACAAGCCCAAGCGCACCCGGTCGCGCAGCCGTAAGTCGGACAAACCACAGGCAGACAAGCCACAGGCTGAGCAACCGCAGGCCGACGAGCGCCAAACGGATAGGCGCCCAACGGATAGGCGCCCAACGGATAAGCCCCAGACGGATAAGCCTCAGACGGACAAACCCGTTGAGACCTCCAATGAGGCCAAGCAACCGCAGGCCGAGGCACCGAAAGATGCCAAAGCCGATGTGGCCCCAGAGCGCGAAGCCGAAAGCGCGCAGGGCGGGCGCAAATCTCAGCGCGGCGGCAACAATGACAAACCTTCGCGTGGTCGGGGCCGGAATGACAAACGCGGTGGCAACGACAACCGCGTCGTCGGGCTGGGCGATCACACGCCTGACTTTATCGGCCTAAGCTTCCGTGAGCGCATCTGAAACCAGCCCCACGCGGGCATGAATTCGCCGCTGATCCCTGCCGGGATTGGCGGCTTTTTCATCTGTGCTATGTGAGGGGAAACCTCTCAGATAGGACCATCATGCTGCGCCCTGCTCTCTTCGCCCTCACCCTTGCCCTGACCGCCCTTATCTCTGCCCCCGCCAGCGCCGAGCGCTGCCGGGCCGAGGTCAACGGCGCCGAAGTTGTCGTAGAGGCCGAGAATTTCGCCAATTTCGCCGAGGAAGTCGGCGCCCGCGAACGGCTGATAAATTGGCCCGCGCGGAAATGGAGCAGCCTTTGGGGCGCCCCACCCGCCTGTGACAGCGGGGTGCTGTTCGACTACCTTGCCACCACTGTGCCGCTCGACCAGATCGACGGCTACTGCCTGACCGCCACGCCCGAGGATGGGCATTTCCTGATCCCCGGCGCGCGGAACTATCGCGGCTATTGCAAAAAGACCTTTTGCGAACGGGTGAACACCACCAAGGAAGAGACCGTCGAGATCAGCAAGAACATCGCACGATCCGCGGTCGACACCATCAGCCAGCCGGACAACCTACGCGCCGTGGCGCATAAATCCGGGGCCTTCATTTTGACGGGAGGGGCATCTGCACTGAGCGCCAATCTGGCGACTACAGGCACGACGCTGGCCACCGCGCTATCGACCCCCGCCGCCCTTGCGGCCACGGGGGTAAGCGTGGTCGCAGTGGGCGGCGCGGTCTATATGTGCAGCGGTGGGGAGGAGGTCAGCTCAGACGGCTGACCACCACGGTGACTTCGGGTTTCTTGCCGATTTCGTCATAAGACGACTGACGTGCGACCTTTTTCAGACCGTCGTTCAGCTTGTCGTCATCCCGCAGGGTGGCGGCTTTCTGACGGTTCAGCCACTGGCTGAGGTCTTGTTCCAGCACATCCACAAGCGGTGCATTGGACCGGCCTGTCTCCGGCAGACCCATCAGATCAACCCAAGGCTCGCCCAAGGGCTCATCATCCGCATCCAAAATCATGGTCACGGTGGCATGGCCGTTCAGCGCCATGCGGATACGGTCGCGGATCACACCATCCAGCGCGCCGACTTGAACCGACCCGTCCAGATACATGCGGCCCGTGTCGACATGTTCAACCACCTTGGGCTTGTTGCCCGACAGGTCGATCATCATACCGTTCACGGCCAACACGCCGGTGATGCCCTTGGCATTGGCAATCTTCACATGCTCGCGCAGGTGACGGTGCTCGCCGTGCATCGGGATCAGAACCTGCGGTTTGACGATCGCATGCAGCGTCTCAAGGTCAGGGCGGTTCGCGTGGCCCGACACGTGGTAGAGACCCGAGGAATCATCCACCACATCCACACCCTTTTCAGAGAACTGGTTGATGATGCCGATCACGCCGCGCTCATTGCCCGGGATGGTCTTCGACGAAAAGAGGAACAGATCGCCCTCTTTCAACTCGATGCCCTGATACTTCCCCCGTGCCAGTTGCGCAGAGGCCGCGCGGCGTTCACCTTGGCTGCCGGTGACCAGCAGCATCAGGTTCTCGCGCGGAATCGCCCGGGCATTTTCGGGAGAGATGACAGGCGGAAAGTCTGTCATCACACCGGTCTGGATCGAGGCTTCGACCATGCGGTTCATCGCACGCCCCAGCAGAACGATCGACCGCCCTGCCCGTGCACCCGCCTCTGCCAGCGTTTTGACCCGCGCGACGTTGGAGGCAAAGGTCGTGGCGACGACCATGCCCTCGGCACTGCTCACCAGCTTTTCGATCTCTGGCCCAACGGTCGCTTCCGAGCGGCCGGGATGAGCGGAGAAGACATTGGTGCTGTCGCAGATCAGCGCATTGACGCCATCCTTGCAGACCTCTGCCCAGAGTGCGTCGTCGAAGGCTTCGCCGACGCCGGGCGTGCGGTCGATCTTGAAGTCGCCGGAGTGGATCGTGCGCCCCTCGGGCGTGTCGATGACCATGGCCGAGGATTCAGGAATCGAATGCGAGATCGGCAGGAAGCCCACTTTGAACGGGCCTGCGGTGATCTGCTCTGGCCATGCGCTTACCGTGGTGACCGCATCTTCGGGGTGGCCGTGTTCAGACATCTTCCGACGGGCGATATTGGCGGTAAAGGCGCGCGCATAGATCGGCGCTTTCAGCACCTCATAGGAATGCGCGATGGCGCCAATGTGGTCTTCGTGGGCGTGGGTGATAAAGATCGCTTCGATCTGATCGCGACGCTTCTTCAGCCAAGAGATGTCGGGCAGGATCAGGTCCACGCCCGGCGTGCTGTCCATGTCCGGAAAGGCCACACCGATGTCGACGACGATCAGCCGTTCTTTACCGGGCTTGCCGTAACCGTAGACATAGGCGTTCATGCCAATTTCACCCGCCCCACCGAGGGGCAGATAGATAAATCGTTCGCTGCTCATATTATTCAGCTTTGTCCTTATTATAATCGTGGATCACGGTCAGGCCGTGCATCGTGAGTTCATCTTGATAATCATCGAACAGGTCGACTGCCTGCTGAAACAGCGGTGCCAGACCCCCCGTGGCGATAACGCGCATGGGTCTTGCACGTTCCGCCCTTATGCGCTCACATATCTCACGAACCAGTCCGACATAACCCCAAAAGACACCAGACTGCATGCAGGCCACCGTATTGGTGCCGATGACATGCGGCGGTTTGGAAATATCGACATGCGGCAAGGCCGCGGCGGCGCTATGCAGCGCCTCTAGGCTGAGGTTCACCCCCGGCGCGATCACGCCGCCGATATAAGCCCCATCATCGGCCACCACGTCAAAGGTCGTGGCAGTGCCGAAGTCCACCACGATCAGGTCACCGCCATAAAGGTCATAGCCTGCCACGGTGTTCACCAAACGGTCGGGCCCGACCTGCGTGCCCGCGTCCACGCGCACGTCGATGGGCAGCGCGCAACCGGGTTTGCCCACCACGAAAGGGCGCGTGTGAAAGTAGCGATCCGCAAGAACGCGCAGGTTGAACACCACCCGTGGCACGGTTGAGCTGATGATCATATCGGTGATGTCGGCGTCGATATTTTGCAGCCGCATCAGCGTGTTAAGCCAGACGTAATATTGATCCGCCGTGCGTTTCCATTCGGTCGAGGTGCGCCAAGTGGCGATAAACTCTTCCCCGTCCCAGATAGAGAACACGGTATTGGTATTGCCGCAGTCGATTGCCAGAAGCATGGTGCCTCCCCTCCCCCAGATTTTAGAAAAACACATCCGCTGCGGTGATGGGCACCGCGCCGTCGCGGGTGCGCAGGATCAGATTGCCTGCGCCGTCTACATCTTCGAAAACCCCGGTGATCTCATCGCGCATGGTGCGGGCGGTGATGACCTCTCCGAGCCGCGCGGCATGGGCGAGCCATGCGCTGCGGATTGTGCTGAAACCATAGGTCGTGAACTGCTCTTCGAGACCGGCATATTCCCGCGCAAGCACGTCGAGAAAATCCTCGGCGCTCACATTGCCCCCCGCCTCACGCAGTGTCACCGCTGGCAGGGCGCGGGCTTCCAGCGTGCTGGCCTCGGGCCCATGAGCAAGGTTCACGCCGATGCCGATGGCCAGATGGTCGCCCACACTTTCGAGCAGGATACCCGCCACCTTGCCGCCTCGCAGGAGCACATCGTTCGGCCATTTTAGGGCAAAGGCATCCTCGCGCCCGGTAACCCCGACGAAAGAGCGGTAAAGTGCCAGCGAGGTCACGAAGGACCGCAGCGCGGCGACGCCGGGCGGCTCTTTGCGCGGCATCATCAGTGTGGCCGCGAAATTGCCGCGCGGCGTGGTCCAACTGCGGCCCCGGCGGCCCCGGGCGGCGGTTTGCTCCAGTGCGAGAATCCAAGTCGGCGCGGTCAGCTCATGCTGTAACCGCGCCGCCTCTGAGAGGGTGGAATCGAGCGTGTCATAGACGCGCCGGCCATAGCCTTCCGGCCAGTGGCTCATGCGCTGGTCCGGGCGATCGTCCGCCGCACCGCTCAGTTCACCAGCGACGCCGCAGCCGAGGCGGCCATGCCCTCGACACCGAACATATTCGCGATGCCGACGATCATGATTACAGCTGAGGCCATCAACACCACGGTCAGCACGCCGCCGTTCTGATGATCCAGCGTGTCAGAGCGCTCTTCGCCGAAGTACATGTAAAAGACGATCCGCAGGTAATAATAAGCGCCGATCACACTGGCGATTACGCCCGCCACAGCGAGCCATGCCATATTGGCCTCATACGCCGCGCGCAGCACATAGAACTTGCCGAAGAAACCCAGCATCGGCGGCACGCCCGCCAGGCTGAACAGCAGCACCAGCATCGCCAGCGCCCGGCCCGGATTGGTCTTGGCATACATATTGAGCAGGGTGATATCGGTCACCGGCGC
Coding sequences within it:
- a CDS encoding nuclear transport factor 2 family protein; protein product: MELKEIAQELVNGCRAGAAKVRENLDKLYAEDAVSVEAADMGGQGRETHGIKAIHGKHDWWENAMEEHASEVSGPFYFGDEQFSAVFKVDATDKQSGDRFQMEEIGVYHVKDGKIVREEFHYAVEAP
- a CDS encoding peptide chain release factor 3 gives rise to the protein MLDTPQNRPALPAEIARRRTFAIISHPDAGKTTLTEKFLLFGGAIQMAGQVRAKGEARRTRSDFMAMEKDRGISVSASAMSFDFHSGDTNYRFNLVDTPGHSDFSEDTYRTLTAVDAAVMVIDGAKGVESQTQKLFEVCRMRDLPILTFCNKMDRESRDTFEIIDEIQENLAIDVTPASWPIGVGRDFVGCYDMLRDRLELMDRADRNRVADSIKIEGLDDPKLAEHVPATLLEKLREDLEMARELLPPLDLKAMHEGTLTPIWFGSAINSFGVRELMEGIAKYGPEPQIQAATPRQILPEETKVAGFVFKVQANMDPKHRDRVAFVRLASGHFERGMKMTHVRTKKPMTISNPVMFLASDRELAEEAWAGDIIGIPNHGQLRIGDTLTQGEALRVSGIPSFAPELLQSVRAGDPLKAKHLEKALMQFAEEGAAKVFKPSIGSGFVVGVVGQLQFEVLASRIELEYGLPVRFEPSQFTSARWVNGTKQAVDKFTENNKQHIAHDHDGDIVYLTRLQWDIDRVERDYPDVKLTATKEMMV
- a CDS encoding SDR family oxidoreductase, encoding MDLGIKGKKALVCASSKGLGLGCAEALAAAGVNLVMNARGAEALEASAERIRQDYGVEVVTVAADVATEEGQALVIKAAEGCDILVNNAGGPPPGMWHDWDREDFIKALDANMLAPIALIKALVPGMMERGWGRVVNITSQSVRAPIAVLGLSNSARTGLTGYVAGTARQVAGKGVTINNLLPGIHATDRADSLDAGVVKAKGITLDEARAERQAGIPAGRYGTRDEFGATCAFLCSQHAGFIVGQNLLLDGGGTNLTM
- a CDS encoding biotin--[acetyl-CoA-carboxylase] ligase, translating into MSHWPEGYGRRVYDTLDSTLSEAARLQHELTAPTWILALEQTAARGRRGRSWTTPRGNFAATLMMPRKEPPGVAALRSFVTSLALYRSFVGVTGREDAFALKWPNDVLLRGGKVAGILLESVGDHLAIGIGVNLAHGPEASTLEARALPAVTLREAGGNVSAEDFLDVLAREYAGLEEQFTTYGFSTIRSAWLAHAARLGEVITARTMRDEITGVFEDVDGAGNLILRTRDGAVPITAADVFF
- a CDS encoding Hint domain-containing protein; this translates as MSRTRTAPAQNIAVYRAGQFCASDGANMGDTLGFAAELVLDDVYELDRAAEPLRLSLLTLPGDQLQLAEDTGVGSPGAELHLDSLLTLMSPDGQTQEALLLVEVDGKGHAAEVYLLPLGPLTPQTGYRIVGIDTQTARQKFGQLACVSFTRGTHISLSTGELRPIEDLRVGDRILTRDDGVQTLRWIGQSTLRAVGEFAPIRIQAGTLNNEHDLIVSPDHRLFIYQRSDEMGAGRSELLVKARHLVNGDSVTVQDGGFVDYFQLLFDSHQIIYAEGIAAESMLVDSRTRSVLPPEMAAALGEVIPGHSDLPHAGLDLAEALLNRPDAAALLRKASTR
- a CDS encoding DEAD/DEAH box helicase, with the translated sequence MTKFTDLNLNAKVLKAVVEAGYESPTPIQAGAIPPALEGRDVLGIAQTGTGKTASFTLPMLSLLARGRARARMPRSLVLCPTRELAAQVAENFDTYSKHLKLTKALLIGGVSFKEQDKLIDKGVDVLIATPGRLLDHFERGKLILSDVKVMVVDEADRMLDMGFIPDIERIFGLTPFTRQTLFFSATMAPEIERITNTFLSNPERIEVARQATTSETIEQGVVMFKASRKDREATEKRKLLRLLIDAEGEKCTNAIIFCNRKMDVDTVAKSLKKYGYDAAPIHGDLDQSQRTKTLEGFRNGELRFLVASDVAARGLDVPSVSHVFNFDVPSHAEDYVHRIGRTGRAGRNGKAIMICQPRDDKNFEDVERLVQKEIPRIENPLGNAKPAEEASDAPAKTDDKPKRTRSRSRKSDKPQADKPQAEQPQADERQTDRRPTDRRPTDKPQTDKPQTDKPVETSNEAKQPQAEAPKDAKADVAPEREAESAQGGRKSQRGGNNDKPSRGRGRNDKRGGNDNRVVGLGDHTPDFIGLSFRERI
- a CDS encoding ribonuclease J; the encoded protein is MSSERFIYLPLGGAGEIGMNAYVYGYGKPGKERLIVVDIGVAFPDMDSTPGVDLILPDISWLKKRRDQIEAIFITHAHEDHIGAIAHSYEVLKAPIYARAFTANIARRKMSEHGHPEDAVTTVSAWPEQITAGPFKVGFLPISHSIPESSAMVIDTPEGRTIHSGDFKIDRTPGVGEAFDDALWAEVCKDGVNALICDSTNVFSAHPGRSEATVGPEIEKLVSSAEGMVVATTFASNVARVKTLAEAGARAGRSIVLLGRAMNRMVEASIQTGVMTDFPPVISPENARAIPRENLMLLVTGSQGERRAASAQLARGKYQGIELKEGDLFLFSSKTIPGNERGVIGIINQFSEKGVDVVDDSSGLYHVSGHANRPDLETLHAIVKPQVLIPMHGEHRHLREHVKIANAKGITGVLAVNGMMIDLSGNKPKVVEHVDTGRMYLDGSVQVGALDGVIRDRIRMALNGHATVTMILDADDEPLGEPWVDLMGLPETGRSNAPLVDVLEQDLSQWLNRQKAATLRDDDKLNDGLKKVARQSSYDEIGKKPEVTVVVSRLS
- a CDS encoding type III pantothenate kinase produces the protein MLLAIDCGNTNTVFSIWDGEEFIATWRTSTEWKRTADQYYVWLNTLMRLQNIDADITDMIISSTVPRVVFNLRVLADRYFHTRPFVVGKPGCALPIDVRVDAGTQVGPDRLVNTVAGYDLYGGDLIVVDFGTATTFDVVADDGAYIGGVIAPGVNLSLEALHSAAAALPHVDISKPPHVIGTNTVACMQSGVFWGYVGLVREICERIRAERARPMRVIATGGLAPLFQQAVDLFDDYQDELTMHGLTVIHDYNKDKAE
- a CDS encoding glycosyltransferase family 2 protein; amino-acid sequence: MTTTTKWGLVATILAPADEIRRFAAYHLEAGAHRLYLFLDAENPEAFDSLKAHPKIRVVTCDDAYWQKLCGKRPQKHQVRQSQNATRAYNRADDVDWLIHMDVDEFLVAERPVGEVLAALPAAQKIARIRPMEALAGDATAFKSFIPNGPQRAQIVSELYPTYGEYVKGGFLSHLAGKVFVRTGMADVRLQIHNAFQNDAMIEGPEQQPGIDLAHLHAKSWPDWLAAYRYRLEKGSYRSDLAPNRPRDRGGLSMHELFSMIEAEGGEAGLRAFFNEVCADTPELRATLKAKGLLRLADLDLDAKVSRHFAS